A window from Mogibacterium neglectum encodes these proteins:
- a CDS encoding ABC transporter substrate-binding protein, with translation MKKLIMGSLILLLLTMTGCRSGENGEVYVYSYGDYYDPEVVADFEADTGIRVIQDTYDTAEEMYPIIKNGSANYDVVCTSDYMISKMKGENLLQKLDKKNIRNIKNLDEDYMRKAEEYDPGNEYSVPYLVGVSGILYNKKMVKGKNIDSWNVLWDPDFKNNIVMQDSVRDAFAISLLRLGYSPNTTNPKEIEEAKNALKEQKKLVYKYANDSARDLLADKSAAIGVVWNGEYNYTHDLNKDIEFVVPKEGSEFFIDSWVMPKSSRNKRNAERFINYMCKAKVAKRNFDYIYYTTPNTAAIKMIPSKYVSNPALFPSKETIARCTLLKNLDPDTTKLYSDSWKEVKSK, from the coding sequence ATGAAGAAGTTGATAATGGGTTCTCTGATACTGCTATTGCTTACAATGACAGGATGTAGAAGTGGCGAAAATGGAGAAGTTTATGTATACAGCTATGGAGATTACTACGACCCAGAGGTTGTTGCCGATTTCGAAGCTGATACTGGGATAAGAGTAATTCAGGATACGTATGATACTGCAGAGGAGATGTACCCTATAATAAAGAATGGCTCTGCGAACTATGATGTAGTGTGCACGTCCGATTATATGATAAGCAAGATGAAGGGCGAGAATCTGCTGCAGAAACTGGACAAAAAAAATATTAGGAACATTAAAAATCTTGATGAGGACTACATGAGAAAAGCCGAGGAGTATGATCCAGGCAATGAATATTCTGTTCCATATCTGGTTGGTGTATCGGGGATTCTATACAATAAGAAGATGGTGAAGGGTAAGAATATAGACTCGTGGAACGTACTTTGGGACCCTGATTTTAAGAATAACATAGTTATGCAGGATAGTGTGCGCGATGCCTTTGCAATCTCGCTCCTCAGACTTGGCTATTCACCTAACACCACAAATCCTAAAGAAATAGAAGAGGCGAAGAATGCACTTAAGGAGCAGAAAAAGCTGGTATATAAATACGCAAATGATTCGGCGAGAGATCTGCTAGCCGATAAATCAGCTGCAATTGGTGTTGTGTGGAATGGTGAATATAACTACACGCACGATCTCAATAAAGATATTGAGTTTGTAGTTCCGAAGGAGGGGTCGGAGTTCTTCATCGACTCTTGGGTTATGCCTAAGAGTTCCCGTAATAAGAGGAATGCAGAAAGATTCATAAACTACATGTGCAAAGCGAAAGTTGCGAAGCGCAATTTTGACTATATATATTATACGACTCCGAATACTGCAGCGATTAAGATGATTCCTTCAAAATACGTTTCGAATCCAGCGCTATTTCCTAGCAAGGAGACGATCGCTCGCTGTACGCTGCTAAAGAATCTCGACCCTGATACGACTAAGTTATATAGCGATAGCTGGAAGGAAGTAAAGTCAAAATAG
- the hrcA gene encoding heat-inducible transcriptional repressor HrcA, translating into MDISKRKLQILQAIITDYVKSAEPVGSRSLAKKYGLGVSPATIRNEMADLEELGYLTHPHTSAGRVPSDKAYRLYVNSLMSKHDLSLEEKEIINERMQVSVAEFNQTLQQAAELLSDITKLASFAMTPSANCDTLKFIRLLPVDEATIVLMIVSDTGNVNNTTLKVDVAYTPEALEVLSKSMTYNYKGNTIDEALKKSIIADFNSDLEAMSPLASKIMPNFMKTLEDMLNVNLYMEGLTNIFNIPEYSSIDKAKAFIELVSKKDEFAKDMLQRDDGIIVTIGDENSDSSMKDCSLVTATYHVDGKLIGKIGVIGPTRMNYSEVTSIMEYLTENLSKSFLLSEGKEIKDD; encoded by the coding sequence ATGGATATAAGTAAGAGAAAGCTTCAGATCCTCCAAGCAATTATTACTGATTACGTTAAAAGTGCGGAGCCTGTCGGTTCGCGGTCACTTGCTAAGAAGTATGGATTAGGCGTCAGCCCAGCGACGATTAGAAATGAGATGGCTGATTTAGAAGAGCTTGGATACTTAACTCATCCTCATACTTCGGCAGGTCGTGTACCTTCTGATAAAGCTTATAGACTTTATGTAAATAGTCTAATGAGTAAGCACGATCTTTCACTAGAGGAAAAAGAGATTATTAACGAGAGAATGCAGGTTAGTGTGGCTGAGTTTAATCAGACTCTTCAGCAGGCTGCGGAGCTTTTATCGGATATTACAAAGCTTGCATCCTTTGCGATGACACCATCAGCAAACTGTGACACGCTAAAGTTCATAAGGCTGCTTCCGGTAGATGAAGCCACAATCGTGTTGATGATAGTTTCGGATACAGGTAATGTTAACAATACTACGCTTAAAGTGGATGTTGCTTATACGCCTGAGGCTCTAGAAGTTTTGAGCAAGTCGATGACATATAACTATAAGGGAAATACGATAGATGAGGCCCTTAAGAAATCGATTATCGCAGATTTCAATTCTGACCTCGAAGCGATGAGTCCGTTGGCAAGTAAGATTATGCCTAATTTCATGAAGACACTTGAGGACATGCTCAATGTCAATCTCTACATGGAAGGCTTGACTAATATATTCAATATTCCTGAGTACAGCAGCATTGATAAGGCGAAAGCTTTTATCGAGCTAGTTAGCAAGAAGGATGAATTTGCTAAGGATATGCTTCAGCGTGACGATGGAATAATCGTAACTATAGGAGATGAAAATAGCGATTCTTCGATGAAAGATTGTTCTCTAGTAACAGCGACATATCACGTAGATGGTAAATTGATAGGAAAGATTGGTGTAATCGGACCGACACGCATGAACTACAGTGAGGTTACTTCAATTATGGAGTACTTAACTGAGAACCTCAGTAAATCGTTCTTACTAAGTGAAGGAAAGGAAATTAAGGATGACTGA
- a CDS encoding ABC transporter permease — MISKKGYTAPFVIWIIAGTIIPTLTIAYYGITNRNGAFTFENITAMFNSQHLEALTVSLLLSVVSTVVCLVLAFPMALILRESRFGKQGFMIFVFILPMWMNFLLRTMAWQVLLERQGVINSVLTSIGLNRQEMMGTPGAVVLGMVYDFLPFMVLPIYNVVSKIDNRLIEAAYDLGAGKFYVFRRVIFPLSIPGIASGVTMVFIPALTTFVISNMLGGGKVNLIGNIIEQEFTVNSNWYLGSGLSLVMMVFIIVSMLIVQKFGDGEEDHLL, encoded by the coding sequence TTGATATCTAAAAAAGGATATACAGCACCTTTCGTCATTTGGATAATCGCAGGGACTATAATCCCGACTTTGACAATTGCGTATTACGGAATAACCAATAGAAACGGTGCTTTTACATTTGAAAATATCACGGCGATGTTTAATTCGCAGCACCTAGAGGCGCTCACCGTGTCGCTGCTGCTCTCAGTTGTGAGCACGGTGGTATGTCTTGTACTGGCTTTTCCTATGGCTTTAATTTTGAGGGAAAGCAGGTTTGGCAAGCAAGGTTTTATGATATTCGTCTTTATACTTCCTATGTGGATGAATTTCCTGCTCAGAACTATGGCATGGCAAGTTCTCCTCGAGAGACAGGGAGTAATCAATTCTGTGCTCACATCCATAGGACTAAATAGACAGGAAATGATGGGAACACCTGGAGCAGTGGTGTTAGGTATGGTATACGACTTCCTGCCATTTATGGTGCTTCCTATTTATAACGTCGTATCCAAGATTGATAATCGCCTGATTGAGGCAGCATATGACCTTGGAGCAGGCAAATTCTACGTGTTCAGAAGAGTAATCTTCCCGCTCAGTATCCCTGGAATTGCAAGTGGAGTGACTATGGTCTTTATCCCAGCGCTCACTACATTCGTAATATCTAACATGCTTGGAGGTGGCAAGGTTAATCTGATCGGAAATATTATCGAACAGGAATTTACTGTGAACTCAAACTGGTATCTAGGCTCTGGACTTTCACTAGTTATGATGGTGTTTATCATCGTCAGCATGCTTATAGTCCAGAAGTTTGGCGACGGAGAGGAGGATCATTTATTATGA
- a CDS encoding C-GCAxxG-C-C family protein, with product MKVNAKSIDLAKVQAEAEESYRKGFFCCEAVMEVIMDNFELDVPHEIIKMASGMAIGVGKSGCICGALNGGVLAISMFFGRDQQKGPKDPEVVKCMSMTNELHDWFRENNTKKAACCRVLTREFDMSQGGHKSQCIYYTGMCAAKPAEILARELGIETTGEIKVLSHDDYLKTRTTPLEA from the coding sequence ATGAAAGTAAATGCAAAATCTATTGATTTAGCTAAAGTGCAGGCTGAGGCTGAAGAGTCATATCGCAAGGGATTCTTCTGCTGTGAAGCAGTTATGGAAGTTATTATGGATAACTTTGAACTAGATGTTCCACATGAGATTATCAAGATGGCTTCTGGAATGGCAATCGGCGTTGGTAAGTCAGGATGTATCTGTGGGGCGCTCAACGGTGGTGTTCTTGCAATAAGCATGTTCTTTGGCAGAGACCAGCAGAAGGGACCTAAGGATCCAGAGGTTGTAAAATGTATGAGCATGACTAATGAACTTCATGACTGGTTTAGAGAGAACAACACTAAGAAGGCAGCATGTTGCCGTGTTCTCACAAGGGAGTTCGATATGAGTCAGGGTGGTCATAAGTCGCAGTGCATCTACTATACAGGAATGTGTGCCGCAAAGCCTGCTGAAATACTCGCGCGTGAACTTGGAATTGAGACAACTGGAGAAATCAAAGTTCTTTCTCACGATGACTATCTCAAGACTAGAACTACACCGCTAGAAGCTTAA
- a CDS encoding LysR family transcriptional regulator, whose protein sequence is MNDRQIKAFVEAARLLNFTKAAEKLYVPQSQVSRAIKGLEDELGVILFDRENSRSIKLSLAGEKYYSLFKRFDAELAKTRESLRDETHELRLGYNIGWNISHFLPEVIDKCRETYDDFSVRIECLSFETLMNKLQSGQLDAVLSLDDYMQGTSGLGIKYEVVTEVNRSIIYSHKLLDRKVNSPKELKGVKMFVAEDPKLREIISLIGFNLRPYNFIPEIEVVPNLESMFANVQNARGIILADEWVAVGGGTEIHSIGISSKANVALAWHENAPNREIKLFKEELQGHFKD, encoded by the coding sequence ATGAACGATAGACAGATAAAAGCTTTTGTAGAAGCAGCAAGGCTTCTTAATTTCACAAAGGCCGCTGAAAAGCTATACGTGCCACAATCCCAAGTCAGTCGTGCGATTAAGGGACTTGAGGATGAACTAGGGGTGATATTATTTGACAGGGAAAACTCTAGAAGCATAAAGCTATCACTCGCTGGTGAGAAATACTATAGTCTTTTTAAGAGGTTCGATGCTGAACTTGCCAAAACAAGAGAGTCGCTTAGGGACGAGACGCATGAACTGAGACTCGGATACAACATCGGGTGGAATATATCACATTTTCTTCCGGAAGTAATAGATAAATGCCGCGAGACATATGACGACTTTTCGGTTAGAATTGAATGCCTTAGCTTTGAGACACTCATGAACAAGCTTCAGTCAGGACAGCTAGATGCAGTGTTATCACTGGATGATTACATGCAGGGCACTTCGGGATTGGGAATCAAATATGAAGTTGTGACCGAAGTTAATCGTTCTATAATCTATTCGCATAAACTTCTAGACAGGAAGGTGAACAGTCCAAAGGAGTTAAAGGGTGTAAAGATGTTTGTCGCTGAGGATCCAAAGCTGCGTGAAATTATCTCACTAATAGGATTTAATCTTAGACCGTACAACTTTATACCAGAGATCGAAGTGGTTCCTAATCTCGAGTCGATGTTTGCAAATGTGCAAAATGCAAGAGGCATCATACTGGCAGACGAATGGGTAGCTGTGGGAGGTGGAACGGAAATTCACTCGATTGGGATAAGCAGTAAAGCGAATGTCGCATTGGCTTGGCATGAAAACGCACCGAACAGAGAGATTAAATTATTTAAAGAAGAGCTACAGGGACACTTTAAAGACTAG
- a CDS encoding TDT family transporter, protein MIKKVPFPICGVMLGTAALGNLLQSYSETVRNVCGILAAFLLILILLKLVKYPGTIKQDLDTPVMAGVAATFPMALMILSTYVKPFIGQGAYFVWIFAIVLHVILIVYFTAKFLLKYDQKNVFTTWFIVYVGIAVAGVTAPAYEKIGFGAATFWFGLVTLIPLLVIVIKRYVAHPLPEPVKPLSGIFAAPMSLCIAAYIQSVQVKNFTLLMVMFVVATVLYVYSLVVSLGLLKKFYPSFAGFTFPFVISAIATKQTMACSALMGHPLSWLSNIVLAETVIATAFVAFVYVKYMVFIFAGNAGHEGK, encoded by the coding sequence ATGATTAAGAAAGTACCTTTTCCCATATGTGGTGTGATGCTCGGAACGGCTGCCCTCGGAAATCTACTGCAGAGTTATTCGGAGACAGTTCGAAACGTTTGCGGAATTTTGGCAGCATTTTTGTTGATCTTAATACTATTAAAGCTCGTAAAATATCCGGGTACAATAAAACAAGATTTGGATACTCCTGTTATGGCTGGGGTGGCAGCTACTTTCCCTATGGCGCTGATGATACTCAGCACATACGTTAAACCATTTATCGGGCAAGGCGCATACTTTGTCTGGATATTCGCTATAGTATTACATGTCATTCTAATCGTATATTTCACAGCGAAGTTCCTACTGAAATACGATCAGAAGAATGTTTTCACGACCTGGTTTATCGTATATGTAGGAATTGCAGTTGCTGGAGTTACTGCACCTGCGTATGAAAAGATTGGATTTGGAGCAGCGACATTTTGGTTTGGTCTAGTTACGCTGATACCGCTTCTGGTAATAGTTATCAAGAGGTATGTGGCACACCCACTGCCAGAACCAGTTAAACCACTCAGTGGGATATTTGCAGCACCTATGAGCCTTTGTATCGCGGCATACATTCAGTCAGTTCAGGTTAAGAACTTTACACTGCTTATGGTGATGTTTGTAGTCGCAACAGTACTGTATGTATATTCTCTAGTTGTCTCCCTTGGATTGTTAAAGAAATTCTATCCAAGCTTTGCAGGATTTACGTTCCCATTTGTAATCAGTGCGATTGCTACCAAGCAAACTATGGCATGTTCTGCTCTCATGGGGCATCCGCTTTCATGGTTAAGCAACATAGTTCTAGCTGAGACGGTTATAGCAACAGCGTTCGTAGCATTTGTGTATGTGAAGTATATGGTGTTTATATTTGCTGGGAATGCAGGTCATGAGGGCAAATAA
- the grpE gene encoding nucleotide exchange factor GrpE, whose amino-acid sequence MTEEKKININQAEDQTKVTEEIKAETSESIDDNIENEKAPQKEEQPKSSENAKGNGEETAAEDDSKKAEAEENGDTKYIRLMAEFQNYKKRVAKEKSDIHAYANEKIVTELLEVLDNFERALASDASADVEGYAKGMKLIFDQLLGVLTKSGLLEVEALGEDFDPNMHNAVMTADSEEYGSNKVCSVLQKGYTLNGKVIRPSMVTVAK is encoded by the coding sequence ATGACTGAAGAGAAAAAGATTAATATCAATCAAGCTGAAGATCAGACAAAGGTGACAGAAGAGATTAAGGCTGAAACATCAGAATCAATAGATGACAATATAGAAAATGAAAAAGCACCGCAAAAAGAGGAGCAGCCTAAATCCTCCGAAAACGCCAAAGGAAATGGTGAGGAGACTGCTGCCGAAGATGATAGCAAGAAAGCGGAAGCTGAAGAGAACGGTGATACAAAATACATCAGATTGATGGCAGAGTTTCAGAATTACAAGAAGAGAGTGGCAAAGGAAAAGTCTGACATCCATGCGTATGCAAATGAGAAGATTGTAACTGAACTACTCGAGGTTCTAGATAATTTCGAAAGAGCACTCGCAAGCGATGCTTCGGCAGACGTAGAAGGATATGCAAAGGGAATGAAACTGATCTTTGATCAATTGCTTGGAGTGTTAACTAAGTCTGGGCTTTTGGAAGTTGAAGCTTTGGGTGAAGATTTCGATCCTAACATGCATAACGCAGTTATGACAGCGGATAGTGAGGAGTACGGTAGCAACAAGGTTTGCAGTGTGCTTCAGAAGGGATATACCCTTAATGGAAAGGTCATTAGACCGTCGATGGTTACCGTCGCAAAGTAG
- a CDS encoding ABC transporter ATP-binding protein, producing MLNELIRLDNIGKSYGEHEVLSDISLSIKENEFVTLLGPSGCGKTTTLRIIGGFETPDIGKVIFDGKDITNVPPNQRHVNTVFQNYALFPHMTVQENIAFGLRVSGKSEQYIKDKIAYGLKLVNLDGYGNRRVDKMSGGQQQRVAMARAIVNEPRVLLLDEPLGALDLKLRQEMQYELVRLKKELGITFIFVTHDQEEALTMSDTVIVMNNGYIQQMGTPEEIYNEPENAFVADFIGDSNIVDAKMVDDKLVEIDGHVFKCIDGRDNGFNIGQPVDAVIRPEDIEIREHGEGIMNGKIISKLFIGVHYEMLVQSEDGKVEWLLQNYDSHEVGETIGMYVRPENIQIMHKPTSEDEEAQEVDI from the coding sequence ATTTTGAACGAGTTAATCAGACTTGACAACATAGGGAAGAGCTACGGCGAACACGAGGTGCTAAGCGATATCTCGCTCTCAATCAAGGAGAACGAATTTGTAACGCTGCTGGGACCATCGGGATGTGGCAAGACCACTACCCTGCGTATCATCGGAGGATTTGAGACTCCTGATATAGGGAAAGTAATTTTTGACGGTAAGGATATAACCAATGTCCCGCCGAATCAGCGCCATGTAAATACAGTATTTCAGAACTACGCGTTGTTCCCGCATATGACAGTGCAGGAGAATATCGCTTTTGGGTTACGTGTAAGCGGTAAATCCGAACAATATATAAAAGATAAGATTGCATACGGGCTTAAACTCGTTAATCTTGACGGTTATGGAAATAGAAGAGTCGACAAGATGTCGGGCGGTCAGCAGCAGAGGGTCGCTATGGCGCGTGCGATAGTTAATGAGCCTAGGGTGCTATTACTCGATGAACCACTAGGGGCTCTTGATCTTAAACTCAGACAGGAGATGCAGTACGAACTCGTTAGACTCAAGAAGGAACTAGGCATTACATTTATATTCGTTACTCATGACCAGGAAGAAGCTCTTACTATGTCGGATACGGTCATCGTTATGAACAATGGCTACATTCAGCAGATGGGAACGCCTGAAGAGATTTATAATGAGCCTGAAAATGCTTTTGTAGCAGACTTCATCGGAGATAGCAATATCGTCGATGCCAAGATGGTGGATGATAAGCTCGTTGAGATAGATGGTCATGTATTTAAATGTATCGATGGTAGGGACAATGGATTCAATATTGGACAGCCTGTCGATGCGGTAATCAGACCTGAGGATATAGAGATTCGAGAGCATGGAGAAGGCATCATGAACGGCAAGATTATCAGCAAGCTGTTCATCGGCGTGCACTACGAGATGCTCGTGCAGAGTGAGGATGGTAAGGTGGAGTGGCTACTCCAGAATTATGATTCACATGAAGTTGGTGAGACGATAGGTATGTATGTGAGACCTGAGAATATTCAGATTATGCATAAGCCTACATCAGAGGACGAGGAGGCACAGGAAGTTGATATCTAA
- a CDS encoding LVIVD repeat-containing protein: MSRREEMLFKNTEFVGYSDLNKKPGFQMGMHRTKDGRYYLYTACFRDNGFNIVDVTDPANPVAKWVEGDWVGEVHDGQSLAKLQVADGKLIACYGGTLRVLHGTHEQPYWGGFKIYDIETDPLNPKLLGQFECEDGPGVHRSFYNGGDYAYIMGSKRNFRGYILRIVDISDPANPTEVGSWWADGQYLGNKKASDMPEVGTEPFMKLPNGHAITVKDDIVYAAFPNVGFCMIDVHDKSRPRLLGNVSLNPPFSNGQSGAAVHTAMPLGDRPFAIVTTEGERTWYFDKNREDGMFHKITSQPMNIIGIIETSDKENPALISVFPYPEVPEEYKKCHGDNFNIVDGQRVVFGPHNMFDAFGQDCLENRDDRVYNCHFQAGLRIYDVSDPFVPKEIAYFMPPDPEGTWFDIDEGTLFPGPHIAHAEDCIVDDRGYIYVDTYQDGLYIVRCTVSR; encoded by the coding sequence ATGTCTAGAAGAGAAGAGATGCTTTTTAAAAACACTGAGTTCGTCGGTTATTCAGATTTGAACAAGAAACCGGGTTTTCAGATGGGAATGCACCGCACGAAGGATGGCAGATATTATCTTTATACCGCTTGTTTCCGTGATAACGGATTTAATATCGTCGATGTTACAGATCCTGCAAATCCGGTTGCAAAGTGGGTTGAAGGAGACTGGGTTGGTGAAGTTCATGATGGTCAGAGCCTTGCTAAGCTGCAGGTCGCTGATGGTAAGCTAATAGCTTGCTACGGTGGAACTTTGAGAGTTCTCCACGGTACTCATGAGCAACCATATTGGGGTGGATTCAAGATTTACGATATAGAAACAGACCCTTTAAATCCTAAGCTACTCGGACAGTTTGAGTGTGAAGATGGTCCGGGTGTTCATCGTAGCTTCTACAATGGTGGGGATTACGCATATATTATGGGCAGTAAACGTAATTTCAGAGGATATATCCTAAGAATTGTTGATATCTCTGATCCAGCTAATCCGACTGAAGTCGGAAGCTGGTGGGCAGATGGACAGTATCTCGGAAACAAGAAGGCATCTGACATGCCGGAGGTTGGTACTGAACCATTCATGAAGCTCCCTAATGGACATGCAATTACTGTAAAGGATGATATCGTATATGCAGCTTTTCCTAATGTAGGGTTTTGCATGATCGATGTGCACGACAAGAGTAGACCTAGACTTCTTGGAAATGTTTCCCTGAACCCTCCATTCAGTAACGGGCAGTCGGGAGCAGCTGTGCATACAGCAATGCCCCTAGGGGACAGACCATTTGCTATCGTTACCACGGAGGGCGAGAGAACATGGTACTTCGATAAAAATAGAGAAGATGGGATGTTCCACAAGATTACCAGTCAGCCTATGAACATCATTGGGATTATTGAGACATCTGATAAGGAGAACCCAGCGCTCATCTCAGTATTCCCATACCCAGAGGTACCAGAAGAGTATAAGAAATGCCACGGTGACAACTTTAATATCGTCGATGGGCAGAGAGTTGTATTTGGGCCTCACAACATGTTCGATGCGTTCGGACAGGACTGCCTAGAGAACAGAGATGACAGAGTATATAATTGCCACTTCCAGGCTGGTCTTCGCATCTACGATGTTTCGGATCCATTCGTTCCTAAAGAAATTGCGTACTTCATGCCACCAGACCCAGAAGGCACTTGGTTTGATATCGATGAAGGCACACTGTTCCCAGGACCACACATCGCACATGCTGAGGATTGTATTGTAGATGATAGAGGATACATCTATGTAGATACTTATCAGGACGGACTTTATATCGTTCGCTGTACAGTATCGAGATAA
- a CDS encoding ABC transporter permease — translation MKKFFGNMYLIIIMLFLYLPILTLIFLSFNESRSMSVFTRFSLKWYQEMFHSRLILGAIVNTFSIAILASLIATLIGTLAVLGIESLRPGAQQTLLAVNNIPMLNADIVTGISLMLSFLLFGVSLGYMTILFSHVTFCIPYVILSVRPRLNKRTDTLFEAAMDLGASRLYAFRKVVLPELMPGILSGALLSFTMSVDDFVVTHFTRGAGINTISTLIYSEVKIGIRPSLYALSTIIFLIALVALLIVNVNRDKELKRA, via the coding sequence ATGAAGAAATTCTTCGGAAATATGTATTTGATAATAATAATGCTCTTCCTGTATCTGCCGATTCTAACGCTCATATTCCTATCATTCAACGAGAGTCGTTCGATGTCGGTATTTACGAGATTTTCGCTTAAGTGGTACCAGGAGATGTTCCACAGCAGACTCATACTGGGAGCTATTGTAAATACATTTTCGATAGCTATCTTAGCTTCACTTATCGCAACTTTAATCGGTACTTTGGCAGTGCTCGGAATTGAGTCGCTAAGGCCTGGTGCGCAGCAGACTCTCCTTGCAGTGAACAACATACCTATGCTTAACGCGGATATCGTAACTGGTATCTCACTGATGCTATCGTTCCTGCTATTTGGAGTATCGCTCGGCTATATGACGATACTATTCTCGCACGTTACGTTCTGTATCCCGTACGTGATACTTTCAGTACGGCCGAGACTTAACAAGAGGACGGATACTCTTTTTGAAGCTGCGATGGACCTGGGAGCCTCGCGTTTATATGCTTTTAGAAAGGTCGTTCTTCCCGAGCTTATGCCAGGAATACTCTCTGGTGCACTGCTGTCGTTTACGATGTCCGTTGATGACTTCGTGGTGACGCACTTTACAAGAGGGGCAGGTATTAACACTATATCTACACTCATATATAGCGAGGTGAAGATTGGCATCAGACCGTCGCTATATGCGCTATCTACGATTATTTTTTTGATAGCTCTAGTTGCACTATTGATCGTCAACGTGAATAGAGATAAGGAGCTAAAAAGAGCATGA